A single window of Cellulomonas sp. NTE-D12 DNA harbors:
- a CDS encoding PadR family transcriptional regulator: protein MYHHSSKAAFGPDLGSFARNIAGFGMGGPGPRFPYPGRARRGDIRTAVLRVLADEPMHGYQIIQELSARSGGTWNPSAGSVYPTLQLLADEGLVVAAESGGKRVFSLTDAGRAAVADLTDEPAPWDVAAAQSDVTGYAALREAGMRLAAAVVQIGKSGDKTQIMSTIEILNGARKQVYTLLAQD from the coding sequence ATGTACCACCACAGCAGCAAGGCAGCCTTCGGTCCCGACCTGGGCAGCTTCGCCCGCAACATCGCCGGCTTCGGCATGGGCGGACCGGGCCCGCGCTTCCCGTACCCCGGGCGCGCGCGGCGCGGGGACATCCGCACCGCGGTGCTGCGGGTGCTGGCGGACGAGCCGATGCACGGCTACCAGATCATCCAGGAGCTGTCCGCACGCAGCGGCGGCACCTGGAACCCGAGCGCGGGCTCGGTGTACCCCACCTTGCAGCTGCTCGCGGACGAGGGACTGGTCGTCGCCGCCGAGAGCGGTGGCAAGCGGGTCTTCTCGCTCACCGACGCCGGCCGGGCGGCCGTCGCCGACCTGACCGACGAGCCCGCACCGTGGGACGTGGCGGCCGCCCAGTCCGACGTCACCGGGTACGCCGCGCTGCGCGAAGCCGGGATGCGGCTGGCCGCGGCGGTGGTGCAGATCGGCAAGTCCGGCGACAAGACTCAGATCATGTCGACCATCGAGATCCTCAACGGCGCGCGCAAGCAGGTCTACACGCTGCTCGCCCAGGACTGA
- a CDS encoding CoA transferase gives MSAPHDRPRGPLSDLRVVDASTLFAGPMAAMHLGDMGAEVVKVEHPRKPDPSRGHGVAKDGINLWWKTLGRNKAAVTADLSRTGGREVFLALARTADVVIENFRPGTLERWDLGYDVLSAANPRLVLARVTGFGQVGPYRNRPGFGTLAEAMSGFAALTGEPDGPPTLPPFGLADGIASLACAYAVMVALHDRERTGRGQQVDLAIIEPILAMLGPQITRWDQLGTVQARTGNRSSNNAPRNTYRTADGRWVAVSTSAQSVAERVVRLVGHPELAAQPWFASGASRAEHADELDAVVGSWIGQRTRDEVAAAFEAADAAVAPIYDAHDIVDDPQFGALGTIHEIDDPELGRMKMQGPLFRLSDADAVIAHTGRPHGADTDAVLRDLGFTDGRIAELRSDGAI, from the coding sequence CTGCGCGTGGTCGACGCCTCCACCTTGTTCGCCGGCCCCATGGCGGCCATGCACCTGGGCGACATGGGTGCCGAGGTGGTCAAGGTCGAGCATCCGCGCAAGCCGGACCCGTCCCGCGGCCACGGGGTCGCCAAGGACGGCATCAACCTCTGGTGGAAGACCCTGGGCCGCAACAAGGCGGCGGTCACCGCGGACCTGTCCCGGACCGGTGGCCGTGAGGTCTTCCTCGCCCTGGCCCGCACAGCGGACGTCGTCATCGAGAACTTCCGGCCCGGCACGCTCGAACGCTGGGACCTCGGGTACGACGTGCTCTCGGCGGCGAACCCACGCCTCGTCCTCGCGAGGGTGACCGGCTTCGGCCAGGTAGGGCCCTACCGCAACCGGCCCGGCTTCGGCACGCTGGCGGAGGCGATGTCCGGCTTCGCCGCGCTGACCGGCGAGCCGGACGGACCGCCGACACTCCCGCCGTTCGGCCTAGCCGACGGCATCGCGTCGTTGGCCTGCGCCTACGCCGTCATGGTGGCCCTGCACGACCGCGAACGGACGGGCCGCGGCCAGCAGGTCGACCTGGCGATCATCGAGCCCATCCTGGCGATGCTCGGTCCGCAGATCACCCGCTGGGACCAGCTCGGAACGGTCCAGGCGCGCACCGGCAACCGGTCGTCCAACAACGCGCCACGTAACACCTATCGGACGGCGGACGGCCGTTGGGTGGCGGTCTCCACGTCGGCGCAGTCCGTCGCGGAGCGGGTCGTGCGGCTGGTCGGCCACCCGGAGCTCGCCGCGCAGCCGTGGTTCGCATCGGGCGCGTCGCGCGCGGAGCACGCGGACGAGCTGGACGCGGTGGTCGGAAGCTGGATCGGGCAGCGGACCCGTGACGAGGTCGCCGCGGCCTTCGAGGCGGCCGATGCCGCGGTCGCTCCCATCTACGACGCCCACGACATCGTCGACGACCCCCAGTTCGGCGCCCTCGGAACGATCCACGAGATCGACGACCCGGAGCTGGGACGCATGAAGATGCAGGGCCCGCTGTTCCGGCTGTCGGATGCGGACGCCGTGATCGCCCACACCGGACGGCCGCACGGCGCGGACACCGATGCGGTGCTCCGCGACCTCGGCTTCACCGACGGGCGCATCGCCGAGCTGCGTTCGGACGGCGCGATATGA
- a CDS encoding AarF/UbiB family protein, translating into MTESPRLRARYRRIVTFFAGVTASFIFWEIVLPRLGLQRWSDSSRAHRNRRTAVRFRALALAMGGLMIKVGQFLSARLDVLPAEITEELAGLQDEVPPAAFADIRRCAEQELGCTLAEAFRTFDEAPLAAASLGQAHRAVLRAADAAETGFAQVVVKVQRPDIDRIVAVDLAALRRVGRWLTRYRPVSSRADVPALVEEFATTTLEELDYTAEARNAEHFRWVFENDDRVGVPRVAWEHSRLRVLTLEDVSAIRLGDYDAITAAGIDRAQVAEKLVETYLQQIFDDGVFHADPHPGNLFVSPVDGHRGQFRLTFIDFGMVGRVPDTLRASLREALIAVGTQDSARLVAAFTSMGVLLPTADTKAMDLAVAQVFDRFGGMAMSDLRNISHKEMAEIGLQFRELLVSMPFQLPENLLLLGRTLAVLSGMCAGLNPDFNLWTSITPYATTLVSGDAGEGGLWSTITTEGAKIAQSLVALPARTDRILTLVERGDLSVKTPLLELRVRQLDRSVRQIPMAIAFAALLLAGAVLYPAEPTFAKVLMAGSVLPLVGALRRGRRHR; encoded by the coding sequence GTGACGGAGTCGCCCCGGCTGCGCGCCCGGTACCGGCGGATCGTCACATTCTTCGCCGGGGTGACGGCGAGCTTCATCTTCTGGGAGATCGTCCTGCCCCGGTTGGGGCTGCAGCGGTGGTCGGACTCCAGCCGGGCGCACCGGAACCGTCGCACGGCGGTGCGGTTCCGGGCGCTCGCCCTGGCCATGGGCGGCCTGATGATCAAGGTCGGCCAGTTCCTCTCGGCACGCCTGGACGTGCTCCCGGCTGAGATCACCGAGGAGCTGGCGGGTCTGCAGGACGAGGTGCCGCCTGCCGCGTTCGCCGACATCCGGCGGTGCGCCGAGCAGGAGCTCGGGTGCACCTTGGCCGAGGCCTTCCGCACCTTCGACGAGGCGCCGCTGGCTGCAGCCTCGCTGGGCCAGGCCCACCGGGCGGTGCTCCGGGCCGCCGACGCGGCCGAGACGGGGTTCGCACAGGTCGTCGTGAAGGTCCAGCGGCCGGACATCGATCGGATCGTCGCCGTCGACCTCGCAGCCCTGCGCCGGGTGGGTCGCTGGTTGACCCGGTACCGGCCGGTCAGCAGCCGAGCGGACGTGCCGGCACTCGTGGAGGAGTTCGCGACCACGACGCTGGAGGAGCTGGACTACACCGCCGAGGCGCGCAACGCCGAGCACTTCCGCTGGGTCTTCGAGAACGACGACCGGGTCGGCGTGCCGCGGGTGGCCTGGGAGCACTCACGGCTGCGGGTGCTGACCCTCGAGGACGTCTCGGCGATCCGCCTCGGCGACTACGACGCGATCACCGCCGCGGGGATCGACCGCGCACAGGTCGCCGAGAAGCTGGTGGAGACCTACCTGCAGCAGATCTTCGACGACGGGGTGTTCCACGCCGACCCGCATCCCGGGAACCTCTTCGTCTCGCCCGTCGACGGGCACCGCGGGCAGTTCCGCCTGACGTTCATCGACTTCGGGATGGTCGGCCGGGTCCCCGACACGCTGCGCGCCTCGCTGCGAGAGGCGTTGATCGCCGTCGGCACCCAGGACTCCGCCCGGCTCGTGGCCGCCTTCACGTCCATGGGGGTGCTGCTGCCCACCGCCGACACCAAGGCGATGGACCTCGCCGTGGCCCAGGTCTTCGACCGCTTCGGCGGCATGGCGATGAGCGACCTGCGCAACATCAGCCACAAGGAGATGGCGGAGATCGGCCTGCAGTTCCGTGAGCTGCTGGTCAGCATGCCGTTCCAGCTGCCGGAGAACCTCCTGCTGCTCGGCCGGACGCTGGCGGTCCTGTCGGGGATGTGCGCCGGGCTGAACCCCGACTTCAACCTGTGGACGTCGATCACGCCGTACGCCACCACGCTGGTCTCCGGAGATGCCGGCGAGGGTGGTCTGTGGAGCACGATCACCACGGAGGGCGCCAAGATCGCCCAGTCGCTCGTGGCGCTCCCCGCGCGCACCGACCGGATCCTGACCCTCGTCGAGCGCGGTGACCTCTCGGTGAAGACGCCGCTGCTCGAGCTGCGGGTCCGGCAGCTGGACCGCTCGGTGCGGCAGATCCCGATGGCGATCGCCTTCGCGGCGCTCCTGCTGGCCGGCGCCGTGCTCTACCCGGCCGAGCCGACCTTCGCCAAGGTGCTCATGGCCGGGTCGGTGCTGCCGCTCGTCGGCGCCCTGCGGCGTGGACGTCGGCACCGCTAG
- a CDS encoding DUF488 domain-containing protein — protein sequence MREIWTIGHWTCPEQTFVARLVAIRIGVLADVRAHPGSRTSPQFSRDLMPGWLARASVGYVHLERLGGRRAKQDVDSRINSGWQNASFKNYADYTLLPAYQEGIDELLQLATERRVAVMCAEPMPWRCHRLLISNTLTARGWTVRHIVRDSDPRVHRLGQWGAAPVVGADGRLTYPGPMRDEASGGPGTG from the coding sequence ATGAGAGAGATCTGGACCATCGGGCACTGGACGTGCCCGGAGCAGACGTTCGTCGCCAGGCTCGTCGCCATCCGCATCGGCGTGCTCGCGGACGTCCGCGCCCACCCCGGCTCGCGGACCAGCCCGCAGTTCAGCCGCGACCTCATGCCGGGGTGGCTGGCGCGGGCGTCCGTCGGCTACGTGCACCTCGAGAGGCTCGGTGGTCGTCGCGCCAAGCAGGACGTCGACAGCCGCATCAACTCGGGCTGGCAGAACGCCAGCTTCAAGAACTACGCCGACTACACGCTGCTGCCGGCGTACCAGGAGGGGATCGACGAGCTGCTGCAGCTGGCCACCGAGCGCCGCGTCGCCGTCATGTGTGCCGAGCCGATGCCGTGGCGATGTCATCGACTGCTCATCTCCAACACGCTGACCGCCCGTGGCTGGACCGTGCGGCACATCGTCCGCGACTCCGACCCGCGGGTGCACCGGCTCGGACAGTGGGGCGCGGCGCCGGTGGTCGGCGCCGACGGTCGCCTGACGTACCCCGGTCCGATGCGTGACGAGGCGAGCGGGGGACCCGGGACCGGTTGA
- a CDS encoding EAL domain-containing protein, with translation MKLPSGVGETAQAGMSSHTRERLGHLLDTSTRTGPAFAAALIVLTVAAAWLGTYAAGGTKSVLPQMFYLPIIFAAGRFGWAGAAATAGLSGIVTGPLMPLDVAAGLAQTPEAWVARLIAFLTVGVVVAWLTGESRVSVIDFARDARAARVLLRGLERGDFTVHYQPVVDLSTRRTTGFEALCRWEGEALGAASPSVFIPLAERTGTVGPIGQFVLREALRQGAAWQGDGCDVVMAVNVSAHQLSEPDLFSQVRTALLDAGLRPENLCIEITETAIVRDRPTALGHVRALHDLGVTIALDDFGSGQASLAYLLDFPIDILKIDVAFVSTVDSDARSAALVSGIVQLARALGAKTIAEGIERPEQLDTLRAIGCDYGQGYLLGRPGPAPSGPALLASDRPAAM, from the coding sequence GTGAAGCTCCCCAGCGGGGTGGGCGAGACCGCGCAGGCGGGGATGTCGTCGCACACCCGCGAACGCCTCGGGCACCTCCTGGACACGTCGACGCGAACCGGCCCCGCATTCGCCGCCGCCCTGATCGTCCTGACGGTCGCCGCCGCCTGGCTCGGCACGTATGCAGCCGGGGGGACCAAGTCCGTGCTGCCCCAGATGTTCTACCTGCCGATCATCTTCGCTGCCGGGCGCTTCGGGTGGGCCGGTGCGGCCGCCACCGCGGGCCTCTCGGGGATCGTGACCGGTCCACTGATGCCGCTCGACGTGGCGGCGGGACTGGCTCAGACCCCGGAGGCGTGGGTCGCACGCCTCATCGCCTTCCTGACGGTCGGCGTCGTCGTGGCGTGGCTGACCGGGGAGTCGCGCGTCTCCGTCATCGACTTCGCTCGCGACGCTCGTGCCGCGCGAGTCCTCCTGCGCGGCCTCGAACGCGGGGACTTCACGGTCCACTATCAACCGGTGGTCGACCTGAGCACCCGCCGCACCACCGGGTTCGAGGCGCTGTGCCGGTGGGAGGGGGAGGCGCTCGGCGCGGCGTCCCCCTCCGTCTTCATCCCGCTCGCCGAACGGACCGGGACCGTCGGCCCGATCGGGCAGTTCGTGCTGCGCGAAGCCCTTCGTCAAGGTGCGGCCTGGCAGGGCGACGGGTGCGACGTGGTCATGGCGGTCAACGTCTCGGCGCACCAGCTCAGCGAGCCCGACCTGTTCTCGCAGGTGCGCACCGCGCTCCTGGACGCAGGGCTGCGGCCCGAGAACCTGTGCATCGAGATCACCGAGACGGCCATCGTGCGGGACCGTCCCACGGCGCTCGGCCACGTCCGGGCCCTGCACGACCTCGGGGTCACGATCGCGCTGGACGACTTCGGCAGCGGGCAGGCCTCGCTGGCCTACCTGCTCGACTTCCCCATCGACATCCTGAAGATCGACGTGGCGTTCGTCAGCACGGTGGATTCGGACGCCAGGAGCGCGGCGCTCGTGAGCGGCATCGTCCAGCTGGCCCGGGCGCTGGGCGCCAAGACGATCGCCGAGGGCATCGAGCGGCCCGAGCAGCTCGACACGCTGCGCGCGATCGGCTGCGACTACGGCCAGGGCTACCTCCTGGGCCGACCCGGGCCGGCGCCCTCCGGCCCGGCGCTGCTCGCCTCGGACCGCCCGGCGGCGATGTAG
- a CDS encoding helix-turn-helix domain-containing protein, with protein sequence MLRTVGVLLVDGLAMFEFGVVCEVFGIDRTDEGVPSFDLRIAAARPRVDAAVGVRVEVTHSLAELEDVDLLTIPAATIGHYDERALRTVRAAHARGTRLLSVCSGVFVLAAAGVLDGRRATTHWRYARELAERYPTVDVDPDVLYVDDGQVVTSAGTAAGIDACLHVVRQELGAGVANTIARRMVVPPQRDGGQRQYIVAPVPECDDDALRDVLAWAEANLAEPHSVASLAARALASPRTFARRFVAQTGTTPARWLTAQRVQRARELLEETDQDIEAVARACGFGSGSLLRHHFRAAVGVPPQDYRATFAARRRPVA encoded by the coding sequence ATGCTCCGTACCGTTGGTGTGCTGCTGGTCGACGGGCTGGCGATGTTCGAGTTCGGGGTGGTCTGCGAGGTCTTCGGCATCGACCGCACCGACGAGGGAGTCCCGTCGTTCGACCTGCGGATCGCCGCCGCCCGGCCTCGCGTCGACGCTGCGGTCGGCGTGCGGGTGGAGGTCACCCACAGCCTGGCCGAGCTCGAGGACGTTGACCTGCTGACGATCCCGGCCGCCACGATTGGCCACTACGACGAGAGGGCGCTCCGGACGGTCCGAGCCGCACATGCGCGCGGCACCCGTCTGCTGTCCGTCTGCTCGGGGGTGTTCGTGCTCGCCGCAGCCGGCGTCCTCGACGGTCGGCGCGCCACCACGCACTGGAGGTACGCCCGAGAGCTCGCCGAGCGGTACCCGACGGTCGACGTGGACCCGGACGTGCTCTACGTGGACGACGGCCAGGTGGTGACCAGCGCGGGCACAGCCGCCGGTATCGACGCGTGCCTGCACGTGGTGCGCCAGGAGCTCGGCGCCGGCGTCGCCAACACGATCGCGCGCCGGATGGTGGTCCCGCCCCAACGTGACGGCGGACAACGCCAGTACATCGTGGCGCCCGTCCCGGAGTGCGACGACGACGCGCTCCGCGACGTGCTGGCGTGGGCCGAGGCCAACCTCGCCGAGCCGCACAGCGTCGCGTCCCTGGCGGCGCGTGCCCTGGCGTCTCCCCGAACGTTCGCCCGGCGCTTCGTGGCGCAGACGGGCACCACGCCGGCGCGGTGGCTGACCGCCCAACGCGTCCAGCGGGCTCGGGAGCTGCTCGAGGAGACCGACCAGGACATCGAGGCGGTGGCTCGCGCATGCGGCTTCGGTTCAGGTTCGCTGCTGCGGCACCACTTCCGAGCGGCGGTCGGCGTACCGCCCCAGGACTACCGCGCCACGTTCGCGGCCCGACGGCGCCCGGTCGCGTAG
- a CDS encoding CoA ester lyase, producing the protein MTGVVVTLLYAPADRPELVTKALRSAADVVVLDLEDAVAPAHKAGARDTVREAVASADRSIQVRVNAPGTPWYEGDIELLASLRADLGVRLPKIEVPEQVADAARRLPARPLHLLVETALGVERAFDVARADPAVASLGLGEADLRSDLRCTSDEGLALARARVVLAARAAGLPSPAMSVYPHVRDLEGLRESCTAGRRLGFCGRAAIHPAQLDVIRSAFAPTPEEVAQAQQVVDRIGTATAAGVGALVLADGTFLDVAMVEQARFVLALASATAHE; encoded by the coding sequence ATGACCGGCGTCGTGGTGACGCTCCTCTACGCGCCGGCGGATCGGCCCGAGCTCGTCACCAAGGCGCTGCGCTCGGCCGCCGACGTGGTCGTGCTCGACCTGGAGGACGCCGTCGCGCCGGCCCACAAGGCCGGCGCGCGGGACACCGTGCGGGAGGCGGTGGCCAGCGCCGACCGTTCGATCCAGGTACGGGTGAACGCGCCGGGCACGCCGTGGTACGAGGGCGACATCGAGCTGCTGGCCTCGCTGCGGGCCGACCTCGGGGTGCGGCTGCCCAAGATCGAGGTCCCCGAGCAGGTGGCCGACGCGGCCCGCCGCCTGCCCGCCCGACCCCTGCACCTGCTCGTCGAGACCGCGCTCGGCGTCGAACGCGCCTTCGACGTGGCACGAGCCGACCCGGCGGTGGCCTCGCTCGGCCTGGGCGAGGCAGACCTGCGCTCCGACCTGCGCTGCACCTCCGACGAGGGTCTCGCCCTCGCCCGCGCACGGGTCGTGCTGGCTGCGCGGGCCGCCGGTCTGCCGTCCCCCGCCATGTCGGTGTACCCGCACGTCCGCGACCTCGAGGGCCTGCGTGAGTCGTGCACGGCGGGTAGGCGGCTCGGCTTCTGCGGTCGCGCGGCGATCCACCCCGCGCAGCTCGACGTGATCCGGAGCGCCTTCGCCCCGACGCCGGAGGAGGTCGCACAGGCGCAGCAGGTGGTCGACCGGATCGGGACCGCGACGGCCGCCGGCGTCGGCGCGCTGGTCCTGGCGGACGGCACGTTCCTCGACGTCGCGATGGTGGAGCAGGCCAGGTTCGTGCTCGCGCTGGCGTCCGCGACCGCGCACGAGTAG
- a CDS encoding oleate hydratase, which yields MYYSSGNYEAFARPRKPAGVDDKTAWFVGAGLASLAGAAFLIRDGQMPGSRITILERLRLPGGALDGIKEPEKGFVIRGGRELESHYELLWELFRSIPSLEIEGASVLDEFYWLNKDDPNYSLLRVTEKQGQDARTDAKFDMSEKAQKELIKVFLATREQLENKRINEVFSPEFFASNFWLYWRTMLAFEEWHSALEMKLYLHRFIHHMGGLGDMSALQFSKYNQYESFVLPLYTWLLDQGVVFRFETEVTDVDFDIDPGTGRKQATRIHWVSGENGAGGDGVDLSENDLLFMTIGSLTENSDNGDHHTPARLDEGPAPAWDLWRRIAAKDPSFGHPDVFGSHIPESKWESATVTTLDERIPRYIEKIAGRDPFAGKVVTGGIVTARDSSWLLSWTVNRQPHFKQQKPDEIVAWVYALFVDRPGDFVKKPMQECTGEEITQEWLYHMGVPVEEIPELAATGAKTVPVMMPYVTAFFMPRQAGDRPDVVPDGSVNFAFIGQFAETKQRDIIFTVEYSVRTPMEAVYTLLDIDRGIPEVFGSTYDIRTLLQATSDLRDGAPLDIPGGPLGRQVLNGLVGGTQIARLLAEHGLVRG from the coding sequence ATGTACTACAGCAGCGGCAACTACGAGGCGTTCGCGCGTCCCCGCAAGCCTGCCGGCGTGGACGACAAGACGGCGTGGTTCGTGGGTGCGGGGCTCGCTTCGCTCGCCGGTGCCGCCTTCCTCATCCGCGACGGGCAGATGCCGGGCTCGCGGATCACGATCCTCGAGCGGCTGCGTCTGCCGGGCGGTGCGCTCGACGGCATCAAGGAGCCGGAGAAGGGCTTCGTGATCCGCGGCGGACGTGAGCTCGAGAGCCACTACGAGCTGCTCTGGGAGCTGTTCCGGTCGATCCCCTCCCTGGAGATCGAGGGGGCGAGCGTGCTCGACGAGTTCTACTGGTTGAACAAGGACGACCCGAACTACAGCCTGCTGCGGGTCACCGAGAAGCAGGGTCAGGACGCCCGCACGGACGCGAAGTTCGACATGTCGGAGAAGGCGCAGAAGGAGCTCATCAAGGTCTTCCTCGCCACCCGTGAGCAGCTGGAGAACAAGCGGATCAACGAGGTCTTCTCCCCCGAGTTCTTCGCCAGCAACTTCTGGCTGTACTGGCGGACCATGCTCGCGTTCGAGGAGTGGCACTCCGCCCTGGAGATGAAGCTGTACCTGCACCGTTTCATCCACCACATGGGCGGCTTGGGCGACATGAGCGCCCTGCAGTTCAGCAAGTACAACCAGTACGAGTCCTTCGTGCTGCCGCTGTACACCTGGCTGCTGGACCAGGGGGTCGTGTTCCGGTTCGAGACCGAGGTCACCGACGTCGACTTCGACATCGACCCCGGCACCGGCCGCAAGCAGGCCACCCGGATCCACTGGGTGTCGGGCGAGAACGGCGCCGGCGGTGACGGCGTCGACCTGTCCGAGAACGACCTGCTGTTCATGACCATCGGATCACTCACCGAGAACTCCGACAACGGCGACCACCACACGCCGGCACGGCTGGACGAGGGGCCGGCACCGGCCTGGGACCTGTGGCGACGCATCGCCGCCAAGGACCCGTCGTTCGGGCACCCGGACGTGTTCGGCTCGCACATCCCCGAGAGCAAGTGGGAGTCGGCGACCGTCACCACGCTCGACGAGCGCATCCCCCGCTACATCGAGAAGATCGCCGGCCGCGACCCGTTCGCCGGCAAGGTGGTCACCGGCGGCATCGTCACCGCGCGCGATTCCAGCTGGCTGCTGTCGTGGACCGTGAACCGCCAGCCGCACTTCAAGCAGCAGAAGCCGGACGAGATCGTCGCGTGGGTCTACGCGCTGTTCGTCGACCGGCCCGGCGACTTCGTGAAGAAGCCGATGCAGGAGTGCACCGGCGAGGAGATCACCCAGGAGTGGCTGTACCACATGGGTGTTCCGGTTGAGGAGATCCCCGAGCTGGCCGCCACGGGCGCGAAGACCGTGCCGGTGATGATGCCGTACGTCACGGCGTTCTTCATGCCGCGCCAGGCTGGCGACCGACCGGACGTCGTGCCCGACGGATCGGTGAACTTCGCCTTCATCGGCCAGTTCGCCGAGACCAAGCAGCGGGACATCATCTTCACCGTCGAGTACTCCGTGCGGACGCCGATGGAGGCCGTCTACACGCTGCTCGACATCGATCGCGGCATCCCCGAGGTGTTCGGCTCCACCTACGACATCCGCACGCTGCTGCAGGCGACGAGCGACCTGCGGGACGGCGCGCCGCTCGACATCCCCGGCGGGCCGCTCGGCCGTCAGGTGCTGAACGGCCTGGTGGGCGGCACCCAGATCGCCCGGCTGCTCGCCGAGCACGGTCTCGTCCGCGGCTGA
- a CDS encoding DNA-3-methyladenine glycosylase, with amino-acid sequence MPLDGLTRDFFARPVLQVAPELLGCTVSHAGVTVRLTEVEAYDGSNDPGSHAFRGVTARTRVMFGEPGHLYVYFTYGMHWCANLVCGSSGVARGVLMRAGEVVDGLDLARSRRAGVRDRDLARGPARLAKTLALGRDDNGVDVCSPSSAFVVRAPFRDPSAGSSGARVRTGPRVGISGLGGDAAAYPWRFWLDGEATVSVYREAAVRRPRAADQPTGR; translated from the coding sequence GTGCCGCTCGATGGACTGACACGAGACTTCTTCGCCCGCCCGGTCCTGCAGGTGGCACCCGAGCTCCTGGGCTGCACCGTCTCGCACGCGGGCGTCACGGTCCGTCTGACCGAGGTGGAGGCGTACGACGGGTCGAACGACCCCGGCTCGCACGCCTTCAGAGGCGTCACCGCGCGCACGCGCGTGATGTTCGGCGAGCCCGGGCACCTGTACGTCTACTTCACCTACGGCATGCACTGGTGCGCCAACCTCGTGTGCGGTTCGTCAGGCGTCGCGCGCGGTGTGCTGATGCGGGCCGGCGAGGTGGTCGACGGGCTCGACCTCGCCCGTTCTCGCAGGGCCGGAGTCCGCGACCGCGACCTGGCCAGGGGGCCTGCGCGGCTGGCCAAGACGCTGGCGCTCGGCCGCGACGACAACGGCGTCGACGTCTGCTCGCCGAGCAGCGCCTTCGTGGTGCGGGCGCCGTTCCGTGATCCGTCGGCCGGCTCGTCCGGCGCCCGCGTGAGGACGGGCCCACGCGTGGGCATCAGCGGGCTCGGCGGTGACGCTGCGGCGTACCCCTGGCGATTCTGGCTCGACGGCGAGGCCACCGTGTCGGTCTACAGGGAGGCCGCGGTCAGACGGCCACGGGCCGCTGACCAGCCGACGGGTCGGTAG
- a CDS encoding HNH endonuclease, giving the protein MAVARTRKARAARRRKRRMDSVEHDLTDAQWTAIQAAWGGCAYCGAVDSPLQRDCVLPLSRGGRYTLDNIAPACRSCNASKCNDEVTGWLRRKRLDESAFLLRHRQITAALVQRFAVEGGSRPAVPEAG; this is encoded by the coding sequence ATGGCGGTCGCGCGCACCCGGAAGGCCAGGGCGGCCCGCCGGCGCAAGCGGCGGATGGACAGCGTCGAGCACGACCTGACCGATGCCCAGTGGACAGCGATCCAGGCCGCCTGGGGCGGCTGCGCGTACTGCGGAGCGGTCGACTCGCCGCTGCAGCGCGACTGCGTGCTCCCCCTCTCTCGTGGCGGCCGCTACACGCTGGACAACATCGCGCCGGCATGCCGCTCCTGCAACGCCAGCAAGTGCAACGACGAGGTCACGGGCTGGCTGCGGCGCAAGCGGCTCGACGAGAGCGCCTTCCTGCTGCGCCATCGTCAGATCACCGCGGCCCTCGTGCAGCGGTTCGCCGTGGAAGGCGGCTCGAGGCCGGCGGTCCCGGAGGCAGGCTGA
- a CDS encoding TetR/AcrR family transcriptional regulator: MTNPPAPGRRERNAREKYTRIFEAASALFSERGFDGVTTQEIAERADVGAGTLFRYAATKGELFLMVYNEQLRTAIDEGDRRAAAEPDVTAAVNALVGTVLSGAHDLRNAAVYQRELLFGGPTEKYRGEGLALVGRLEDLVATRLLDAVDAGRRHEPAHAVGAARAARSVFAVLNLLLAQPLTGAHPGADTGEELREQVAQIVQGFLASSVEDTSR; encoded by the coding sequence GTGACCAACCCGCCAGCACCCGGGCGGCGTGAGCGCAACGCCCGCGAGAAGTACACGCGCATCTTCGAGGCCGCGTCGGCGCTGTTCTCCGAGCGCGGGTTCGACGGCGTGACCACCCAGGAGATCGCCGAACGTGCCGACGTCGGCGCCGGCACGCTGTTCCGCTACGCGGCGACCAAGGGCGAGCTGTTCCTCATGGTCTACAACGAGCAGCTGCGCACCGCGATCGACGAGGGCGACCGCAGGGCCGCGGCCGAGCCCGACGTCACGGCGGCGGTGAACGCGCTCGTCGGGACGGTGCTGAGCGGCGCGCACGACCTGCGCAACGCGGCGGTGTACCAGCGCGAGCTGCTGTTCGGTGGTCCCACGGAGAAGTACCGCGGCGAGGGGCTGGCCCTCGTCGGTCGCCTCGAGGACCTCGTCGCGACCCGGCTGCTCGACGCCGTCGACGCCGGGCGCCGGCACGAGCCCGCCCACGCCGTCGGCGCCGCCCGTGCCGCCCGGAGCGTCTTCGCGGTCCTCAACCTGCTGCTCGCCCAGCCGCTGACCGGAGCGCACCCGGGTGCCGACACCGGCGAGGAGCTGCGCGAGCAGGTGGCCCAGATCGTCCAGGGATTCCTGGCGTCGTCCGTCGAGGACACCTCCCGCTAG